In Actinomyces marmotae, the DNA window CTACCTGCGCTCCATGAGCCCCGGGATCCCCGGGCCCGCCGGGTCTGCCGGGTCCGATGGCGCCGACGACCTCGCCGAGCAGGACCGGGACGCCCTGGCCCAGTTTGAGATGGTCGAAGGCGAGGTGCGCGCCGGGCGGGCCGGGAGCCTGCTCTTCGTGCGCAGTCCCGAGGTCATCAACGCGCTTCAGCGCATCGCCGTGGGGCAGAGCGTGAGCGTGGACGTGGCCAACATCGGCTCTCGCGACGGCGAGGAGGTGGTCCAACTCTACATCCACCAGCGCCACGGCACCTCCACCCGCCCTGAGCGCGAGCTCAAGGCTTTTACGCGCGTGGCCATCCCCGCCGGCCGATCCCGCGCCGTCGAGTTCGTGCTCGGCCCGGATGAGTTGTCCTATTGGTCGGCCGTCACCCGCTCGCGTGTCCAGGACGCCACCACGATCGATGTTTACGTGGGCGGCTCCAGCGCGGCCAGCGCCCACACGGTCCTCGAGGTCGTGCGGTAAGGGCATCGCCCCCGCGACTTTTCTTTTTTCTTCCCCCGCAGCGCGTCTCATCTCACGTGATGGATCCGACCGCCCGAGCGGGTCCCGGCTTAGACTTTGTCTGCCATATCTTTGTGAGAAAGAGACACATCGACGATGTTCATTGATGACCCCGAGGTCACCGCCGCCGAGGCAGTGATCGACAACGGCTCCTTCGGCAAGCGCGTGATCCGCTTCGAGACCGGCCGCCTGGCCAAGCAGGCCGCGGGCAGCGCCATGGCCTACCTCGACGGCGAGACCGCCATCCTGTCCGCCACTACCGTGGGCAAGCACCCCAAGGACCAGTTCGACTTCTTCCCGCTGACCGTGGATGTCGAGGAGCGCCAGTACGCCGCCGGCCGCATCCCCGGCTCCTTCTTCCGCCGCGAGGGCCGCGCCGGCACCTCCGCCGTCCTGGCCTGCCGCCTCATCGACCGCCCCCTGCGCCCCTCCTTCGTCAAGGGCCTGCGCAACGAGGTCCAGGTCGTCGAGACCGTCCTGGCGATCCACCCGGATGACGCCTACGACGTCCTGGCGATCAACGCCGCCTCCATGTCCACCCAGATCGCGGGCCTGCCCTTCGCCGGTCCCGTGGCCGGCACCCGCCTGGCGCTCATCGACGGCCAGTGGGTGGCCTTCCCCCGCTGGTCCGAGCTCGAGCGCGCCACCTTCAACATGGTCGTGGCCGGCCGCGTCCTGGAGGACGGCGACGTCGCCATCATGATGGTCGAGGCCGGCGGCACCGAGAACATGATGGACCTCATCGCCGCCGGCGCCACCGCCCCCACCGAGGCCGTCGTCGCCGAGGCCCTGGAGGCCGCTAAGCCGCACATCAAGGCCCTGTGCGAGGCCCAGATGGAGGTCGCTCAGCACGCCTCCAAGCCCACCGCCGAGTTCCCCCTCTACCTGGACTACTCCGACGAGCAGTACGACGCCGTCGAGAAGGCCGCCCAGGCCCGCGGCCTCGCCGCCGCGATCGCCACCGAGGGCAAGCATGCCCGCGACGAGGCCATCGACGCCGTGCGCGACGCCGTCTTGGCTGACCTTGCCGAGGCCTTCCCCGCCGAGGAGGACGCCAAGGCCCTCAAGGCCGCCTTCCGCTCCGTGACCAAGAAGGTCGTGCGCCACCGCACCCTCACCGAGGGCATCCGCATGGACGGCCGCGGCCTGAAGGACATCCGCACCCTGGGCGCCGAGGTCGAGGTCCTGCCCCGCGTGCACGGCTCAGCCATCTTCGAGCGCGGCGAGACTCAGATCATGGGCGTGACCACTCTCAACATGCTGCGCATGGAGCAGCAGATCGACGACCTCACGCCGATCACCCACAAGCGCTACATGCACCAGTATGTCTTCCCGCCCTTCTCCACCGGGGAGACCGGCCGCGTCGGCGCCCCCAAGCGCCGCGAGATCGGTCACGGCGCTCTCGCTGAGCGGGCCCTCGTGCCCGTCCTGCCCAGTCGCGACGACTTCCCCTACGCCATCCGGCAGGTCTCCGAGGCCCTGGGCTCCAATGGCTCGACCTCCATGGGCTCGGTGTGCGCCTCGACCCTGTCGATGTCCCAGGCCGGCGTCCCGCTGCGCGATCGCGTGGCAGGCATCGCCATGGGCCTCATGCACGAGGTCATCGACGGCGAGACCAAGTGGGCCACCCTCACCGACATCCTCGGGTCCGAGGACGCCTTCGGCGACATGGACTTCAAGGTCGCCGGCACCCGTGACTTCATCACGGCCCTCCAGCTCGACACCAAGCTCGACGGCCTGCCCTCCGAGGTCCTCGCCGGCGCGCTCGGCCAGGCCCGCGACGCTCGCTTCCACATCCTCAACCTCATCGACGAGGCCCTGGGCGACGAGCCCTTCGAGATGGCCCCCACCGCCCCGCGCGTGCTGACCGTCAAGATCCCCGTCGACAAGATCGGCGAGGTCATCGGCCCCAAGGGCAAGATGATCAACCAGATCCAGGAGGACACCGGCGCGGATCTGACGGTCGAGGACGACGGCACGATCTACATCGGCGCCACCGACGGCCCGTCCGCCGAGGCCGCCCGCGAGGCCGTCAACGCCATCGCCAACCCGCAGATGCCCGAGATCGGCGAGCGCTTCATCGGCACGGTCGTCAAGACCACGACCTTCGGCGCCTTCGTGTCCCTGTCCCCGGGCAAGGACGGCCTGCTGCACATCTCGCAGATCCGCCGGCTCGTCGGCGGCAGGCGCGTGGAGAACGTCGAGGACGTCCTGGCCGTGGGCGACAAGGTCCAGGTCGAGCTCGCCGAGATCGACCCGCGCGGCAAGCTCAGCCTGCACGCCGTCCTCAACGAGGAGCAGCAGGCCGCGGAGGACGAGGCCCGCGCCCACCGCGGTGAGCGCTCCGAGGGGTCCGAGCGCCGTGAGCGCAGGCCCCGCCGCGCCCGCGCCGCCTCCGCCGAGTCGGAGGATGCCGAGGCCGGCGACGCCGAGGGGTCCGAGCGCCGTGAGCGCCGCCCGCGCCGCCGTCGCACCCGTACCGCGGAGGCCTCCGAGGACTGATCCTCGCGCGGCGAACCGGTCCTGACGTTTCTCGCGCGGGCGGAGCATCACGCTCCGCCCGCGCGAGAAACACTTACCGGGGCGGTTAGGCTGCGCGGGTGACTGAGACGAGCACGAGCAAGACGGCCATGGGACCCAGGGCCGCGCGCAGCGGCGCCGACTACGCCGAGGTGGAGCTCATCCGCGCCAGCGCGGGAGCCCCCGGAACAGAGTTGATCCTGACCGACGACGGCGCCCGGCTGCGCCGCTCCATCCTGCCCGGGGGAGTGCGGGTCATCACCGAGCAGGTGCCCGGGCTGCGCTCGGCCGCCCTCGGCATGTGGCTCGGGGTCGGCTCGCGCGACGAGGCCCCCGGCCAGGAGGGCTCCACCCACTTCCTGGAGCACCTGTTGTTCAAGGGCACGCCAACGCGCGACGCCCGCGGCATCGCCGAGGCTTTCGACATGATCGGCGGGGAGTCCAATGCCGCCACCGCCAAGGAGCACACCTCCTACTACGCCCGCGTCCAGGGCCAGGACGCTCTGACCGCCCTGGACATCCTGGCCGACATGGTCACCTCCTCGCTCCTCGACCCCGCCGAGGTGGAGACCGAGCGCACCGTCATTGTCTCCGAGCTCGCCGACGCCGCCGACGACCCCCAGGATGTCGCGCAGGAGGCCTTCGCCCGAGCCGCCTTCGGCGAGGGCACCCCCCTGGGCCGGCCCATCGGCGGCACCCCCGCGACGGTGACCGCCGTGCCCCGCGACGCCGTGTGGGAGCACTACCGGCGCACCTACGCCTCCGACACGCTCGTGGTGGCCGCGGCCGGCGCCGTCGACCACGACGAGATCTGCGAGCGCGTGGCCTCCGACCTTGCCTCGGCCGGCTGGGACGCCTCCGCCGACGCCGTGCCGCGCCTCCGCCGCTTCGAGACCGAGCCGATCGTCGATCTCGACGTCCACGACGTCACCATTGAGCGCGACAGCGAGCAGAGCCACCTCTACCTCACCTGCCAGGGCATCCCCGTGCGCGACGAGCGCCGCTGGGCGATG includes these proteins:
- a CDS encoding fibronectin type III-like domain-contianing protein; its protein translation is MSPGIPGPAGSAGSDGADDLAEQDRDALAQFEMVEGEVRAGRAGSLLFVRSPEVINALQRIAVGQSVSVDVANIGSRDGEEVVQLYIHQRHGTSTRPERELKAFTRVAIPAGRSRAVEFVLGPDELSYWSAVTRSRVQDATTIDVYVGGSSAASAHTVLEVVR
- a CDS encoding polyribonucleotide nucleotidyltransferase — its product is MFIDDPEVTAAEAVIDNGSFGKRVIRFETGRLAKQAAGSAMAYLDGETAILSATTVGKHPKDQFDFFPLTVDVEERQYAAGRIPGSFFRREGRAGTSAVLACRLIDRPLRPSFVKGLRNEVQVVETVLAIHPDDAYDVLAINAASMSTQIAGLPFAGPVAGTRLALIDGQWVAFPRWSELERATFNMVVAGRVLEDGDVAIMMVEAGGTENMMDLIAAGATAPTEAVVAEALEAAKPHIKALCEAQMEVAQHASKPTAEFPLYLDYSDEQYDAVEKAAQARGLAAAIATEGKHARDEAIDAVRDAVLADLAEAFPAEEDAKALKAAFRSVTKKVVRHRTLTEGIRMDGRGLKDIRTLGAEVEVLPRVHGSAIFERGETQIMGVTTLNMLRMEQQIDDLTPITHKRYMHQYVFPPFSTGETGRVGAPKRREIGHGALAERALVPVLPSRDDFPYAIRQVSEALGSNGSTSMGSVCASTLSMSQAGVPLRDRVAGIAMGLMHEVIDGETKWATLTDILGSEDAFGDMDFKVAGTRDFITALQLDTKLDGLPSEVLAGALGQARDARFHILNLIDEALGDEPFEMAPTAPRVLTVKIPVDKIGEVIGPKGKMINQIQEDTGADLTVEDDGTIYIGATDGPSAEAAREAVNAIANPQMPEIGERFIGTVVKTTTFGAFVSLSPGKDGLLHISQIRRLVGGRRVENVEDVLAVGDKVQVELAEIDPRGKLSLHAVLNEEQQAAEDEARAHRGERSEGSERRERRPRRARAASAESEDAEAGDAEGSERRERRPRRRRTRTAEASED
- a CDS encoding M16 family metallopeptidase, which codes for MGPRAARSGADYAEVELIRASAGAPGTELILTDDGARLRRSILPGGVRVITEQVPGLRSAALGMWLGVGSRDEAPGQEGSTHFLEHLLFKGTPTRDARGIAEAFDMIGGESNAATAKEHTSYYARVQGQDALTALDILADMVTSSLLDPAEVETERTVIVSELADAADDPQDVAQEAFARAAFGEGTPLGRPIGGTPATVTAVPRDAVWEHYRRTYASDTLVVAAAGAVDHDEICERVASDLASAGWDASADAVPRLRRFETEPIVDLDVHDVTIERDSEQSHLYLTCQGIPVRDERRWAMSVLTTILGGGMSSRLFQEVREKRGLAYTTYAFDVAYAGSGAFGMYAGCAPGDAQEVAAVMVGEFERLAADGITERELTRARAQLRGSMVLGGEDSLARMGRLGRGEVVTARLRSMDENLRLLEAVTAEDVRALAAWLAARTRARVLVGPAA